The genomic window CGTCGTCGCTCCGGGCATGCCCCAGGAGATCGAGGTCAAGGACCCGGGCCGCGGGTACGGGCACAGCCGCGCGCGCGGGGGCGTCGGATACACCCACCAGTGGCGCATCGTGGAGGACGAGGGCGAGCCTGGAGAGATCCCCGTCGAGGGCTGACGCCGCCCGAGGGGCTCACTCGAGCTGCAGCGGTTCTTCCTGGAGTCCGTCCGTCGCGGCGACGAGCTTGGTCACGCGCTGCTCCGCCTGGGCCAGCATGCCGTGGCACCGGCGGTACAGGGCGAGTCCTTCCTCGAAGACGGCGAGGGCGCGGTCCAGCGGCACGTCGCCGCGGGAGAGCTCCTCGACCTTGGCCTCGAGGGCCGCAAGGGCGTCCTCGAACGAGTTCGGGTCCGTCATGGTGTCTCCTCCTTGGATGTGACGTGAACGTGAAGGCGCCCGTCCTGGAGACGGACGACCAGGGATTCCGGCGGCTGCACGGCGCGGGCCAGCGTGACCACCCCGCCCGCGTCGCGCTCGACGATCGCGTAGCCGCGGCGCAAGGTGCCCAGGGGGCTGACCGCGTCCAGGCGATCCCCCAGGGCGTCGAGTCGGTCCAAGCGGAGGGCGAGTCCGCGGAGCCCCGCGTCACGCAGCCCTCGACCGAGCTTGCCCAGTCGGTCCGCAGACCCCGCCATCTCGCTCCGGAGTCCCGCGGGGGACAGGCGTTCCGCCGCGAGGGCGACGCTCGTCCGGCGGTCTCGGAGGACGTCCTGGATTCCCACATGCAGGGCGTCCGCCAGGGAGGCCAGGTGGGCGCGCAGATCGTCCGCATCGGGCGAAGCGAGTTCCGCGGCCGCGCTCGGGGTCGGGGCGCGGACGTCGGCCACGAAGTCGGCGATCGTGACGTCGGTCTCGTGGCCCACGGCGCTGATCACGGGCACCGGGCACGCCGCGATGGCCCGAGCGAGACCTTCGTCGTTGAAACACCATAGGTCCTCGAGCGGCCCGCCGCCCCGCGCGAGGATGACGACCTGCACGCGGTCCTGCACGGCCGCCAAGGCGTGGCGCAGGCTCGAGGGAGCCTCGGGTCCTTGCACCAGGGCCGGGGACAGGGTCACGTCGGCCAGGGGGAATCGCCGCCGGAGGATCGTCACGACGTCGTGCAGGACCGCCCCGCGTTCCGACGTGACGAGCCCGACCCGCCGGGGGTACGTGGGCAGGGGCCGCTTCCTCCCCGTGGCGAAGAGGCCCTCGCCGTCCAGCTTCCTGCGGGTCGCTTGGAAGGTCGCCCAGAACCGGCCGACCCCCTCGGGCGCGAGCGTGCGCACGACGAGCTGGACCTCCCCCCGGCGCGCGTACAGGTCGACGTCCCCCGTGGCGAGGACCGCCAGGCCGTCGCTCAGGTCGAAGGCGAGCGCCTCGGCATCGGCCCGGAAGAGGACGCACGGGATCTGGGCGTTCTCGTCCTTCAGGGTGAAGAACACCATGCCTCCCGCGACGTGCTGCACGTTGCTCGTCTCGCCGCGGACCAGGATGCGGTTCAGGAGGGGATTGGACCGCACGGTGTCCCGCAGGAGACGCGCGAGCTCCGACACGGTCAGGGCACGCACGCCCCGGATGCCCGCGTCCGCGGAGACGGCGAGGGTTCCCATGGTGTCCTCGAAGGAGGCACCCAGGGACCCCGGTGTATTTCAACGGCGCCGGGAGGGATGGGCGAAAGTGACGAACGCCTACGCG from Thermoplasmata archaeon includes these protein-coding regions:
- the xseA gene encoding exodeoxyribonuclease VII large subunit — protein: MGTLAVSADAGIRGVRALTVSELARLLRDTVRSNPLLNRILVRGETSNVQHVAGGMVFFTLKDENAQIPCVLFRADAEALAFDLSDGLAVLATGDVDLYARRGEVQLVVRTLAPEGVGRFWATFQATRRKLDGEGLFATGRKRPLPTYPRRVGLVTSERGAVLHDVVTILRRRFPLADVTLSPALVQGPEAPSSLRHALAAVQDRVQVVILARGGGPLEDLWCFNDEGLARAIAACPVPVISAVGHETDVTIADFVADVRAPTPSAAAELASPDADDLRAHLASLADALHVGIQDVLRDRRTSVALAAERLSPAGLRSEMAGSADRLGKLGRGLRDAGLRGLALRLDRLDALGDRLDAVSPLGTLRRGYAIVERDAGGVVTLARAVQPPESLVVRLQDGRLHVHVTSKEETP
- the xseB gene encoding exodeoxyribonuclease VII small subunit, giving the protein MTDPNSFEDALAALEAKVEELSRGDVPLDRALAVFEEGLALYRRCHGMLAQAEQRVTKLVAATDGLQEEPLQLE